CGGTGACCGTGGCGCCGGCATTGATCAGGAGCAGGGCCATGGGCTTGCCAACGATGTTGGAACGGCCGATGACGACGGCTTCCTTGCCGTTCAGATCGACATTGCCTTTCTCGAACATCTTCATGACGCCGTAGGGCGTGCACGGGATGAAACGCGGATTGCCCTGGGCCAGCGCGCCGACGTTCTCGGCGTGGAAGCCGTCGACATCCTTGTCGGCAGCAATGGCTTCGAGCACTTTTTCTTCGTCGAAATGCTTGGGCAGCGGCAGTTGCACGAGGATGCCGTGAATCGCCGGATCGGCGTTCAGCTCGGCGATCTTTTTGAGCACGATTTCCTGGTCGACCGTTGCGTCGTAGGTAATCTTCTCGGAGTGCATGCCGATCGCCAGACAGCCATTGACCTTGTTGCGGACATAGACTTCGGAGGCCGGATCGGCACCAACCAGAATGACCACCAGGCCGGGTTTGTGGCCCTTGGCCGTGAGCGCTTCCACGCGCGCCTTGAATCCCTGGCGCAGTTCTTCAGCCAGGGCCTTGCCGTCGATAATTTGTGCCGTCATCGTCGCCTCCACCAGAAATGAAAAGGGGAAAGGCGGGCGCCTTTCCCTTTGAATTGGCTGAATTTTACCAGAATCAGGCCAGCGCAGCCTCGGCCGCGCCCACCGCCGCCCGCCCGGCGGCAAAAGCCCGCCGGTTCAGCTCGACCAGTTTTTCGCCCTTGCGCTGGAAACGCTGCAGCACGCAGGTGAGCAGATCATCGGCCGAGAACGGCAGGTGATCGGCAATCGCACCAAGCATCACGGTATTGCCCAGACGGATGTCGCCGAGTTCGAGCGCGATGGTCGTCGCGTCGAAGGCGACGACCTTGTTGCCGCCCTTTTTGACCTCGGCAATCGGGTCGACCGGATAGTCGAACAAACCGAGTTCGACCACCGGCGGCACCAGGCGCGCCGTATTCATCAAGGTGATACCGCCCGGCCGCAACATGTGCTGCCAGCGCATCGCTTCGGCCGACTCGAAACCGAGCAGCACGTCGGCCGTGCCCGGCGTGATCTGCGGCGACAGGACCTTGGCGCCGAAACGCAGGTGCGACGAAACGACGCCGCCGCGCTGCGCCATGCCGGCGACTTCGGTTTTCTTGGCATCCTGGCCGAGCGCGATCGCCGCTTCGGCAAGGATTTCGGTAGCGGTCATGACGCCCTGGCCGCCGATGCCGACGACGAGAATGTTGGTCGTAGCGCTCATCAGTGACAGCCTCCCTTGACCAGCGCAATCGGCGAGACCGGGACGTAGTGCTCGATGGCTTTCGGTGCACAGGGCTGCACGCACAGGCCGCAACCGGTACATACCGAGGACTCGATGCGTACGAAGGCAAGATCGACAACCCGCCCGTTCGGCTTGGTTTCCTGGCCGCGCCGGGTAACGTGGATGGCCGGACAGCCGACGTCGATACAGTTGCCGCAACCGGTGCACTTGTCTTCGACGACGGTAAACGGCTTCAGCTTGTGATAATCCTTGACCAGCACACAGGGCTGGTCGGTGATGATGACCGAGACTTCCGGCACCTTCACTTCTTCACGTATGGTCTTGAACAGCACGGGCAGTTCGTAGGGATTGACCTTGTGCACGCGCTCCGGCTTGACGCCCAGCGACTCGACGAGCTTGACGAAATCGACGCGCGGCGCCTCCTCGCCATGGATGCCGTAGCCGTTGCCCGGATTGTTCTGGCCGCCGGTCATGCCGACCGCGCGGTTGTCGAGCAGCAGCACGGTGACATTGCCCTTGTTGTAGACCATGTCGAGCAGGCCTTGCATGCCCATGTGCAGGAAGGTCGAATCGCCGATCACGGCGAGGATGCGCTTGTCCTTGTCGGCTTCGCCGCGGCCCTTGTCGAGACCGAGCGCGACACCCATCGAAGCACCCATCGAGACACAGGTATCGAGTGCATTCCACGGATGCCCGGCGCCGAGCGTGTAGCAGCCGATGTCGCCGGCAATGGTCAGGTTGCGCACCTGCGACAGGGTGTAATAAACGCCGAGATGCGGGCAGGCGACGCACATCGTCGGCGGCCGCGGAAAGACCGGCAGCGGTGCGACGGCCTGGGCGGCCGGCACTTCTTCGCCAAGCAGTCTGGCGATCGCCGGCTTCAGCACATTCGGCGACAGCTCGCCCTGGCGCGGCAGGATGTCCTTGCCGAGCACGGCCAGCCCGGCCGCCTTGAGTTCGGTTTCGACCAGCGGCTCGACTTCCTCGACGACCACAACCTGGTCGACCAGCGCCACCAGCTCGCGGCACTTGTTGAACGGCAGCGGGCAGGAAAAGCCGAGCTTCAATACCGGTGCGTCCGGGAAGGCTTCCTTGACATGCATGTAGGCCGGGCCGGAGGTGATGAAGCCGACGCGCCGGTCGCTGCCCGGCTCGAGCACATTGAGCGCCGAGTTTTCGGCCATTTCACGCAGTTGACCGTCACGCTCGAACATCAGCGGAATGCGCTTGCCGGCATTGCCCGGCACCATCACGAAACGGCCCGGTTCCTTCTTGAAGCCGGCACCGCTGTGCGGCACGCGCTCGCCGACCGTGACCAGCGCCTTGACGTGGTTGATGCGGGTCGTCATGCGCAGGATGACCGGCACCTGGAACTGTTCGGAGAGTTCGAACGCCTGCTTGGTCATCTCGTAGGCTTCCTGCGAGTCGGCCGGCTCGAACAGCGGAATGTGGGCAAAACGCCCCCAGTAGCGCGAATCCTGCTCGTTCTGCGAGGACGACAGGCCGACGTCGTCGGCGATGGCGATCACCAGGCCGCCGACCACACCGGTCAGGGTCAGCGTCATCAGCGCATCGGAGGCGACGTTCATGCCGACATGCTTCATGCAGCAGAAGGCGCGCGAGCCGGCATAGGCCGCACCAATCGCGACTTCCAGCGAAACCTTTTCATTGACCGACCACTCGGCATAGAGATCCGGATAGGTCGAAATGACTTCAAGCATCTCCGTGGCCGGCGTTCCCGGATAGGCCGCAGCGACCTTGACACCGGATTCCCAGACGGCACGTGCCACTGCTTCGTTGCCGGACAAAAACAACCGGCTGGCCGCCGGTGCAGGCATAACTGCCGCCATGAAAACTCCCGTAATCAATCGCAAAGCCTTCAATTTTAAAAGCGTGCAACAAGCCTCGATTTGATACAGCGCAACCCCTTCGCGGATTTTTTTTGAATGACTTTCGCGGCAGGAAAAATATGCACGGGATATTGCACGATGCGAACTTTGTTTTTACAATGCGAAAAATCAAGTAGGTGTAAACACGGGCTCGCGAACCGACCCATTAAGCGCTAGAGTTGTTTTGCTCAACAGGCAAAACAGAATGAAGACCAATCTTGGAGACAAAACCATGGCCAATCAGCCCAACGCACTGCCTGACCCTGCCGACGTAGATCCGCAGGAAACCAAAGAATGGATCGACGCCCTCGACGGCGTCATTTCCCAGGAAGGCCCGACCCGGGCCCACTACCTGATCGAGAAAGTCATCGGCCAGGCGCGCCTGCAGGGTGTGGACATCCCCTACTCGGCCAATACCGAATACATCAACACCATTCCCGCCGATCAGCAGCCCAAGTACCCGGGCAACGCGGACATGGAAATCAAGATTCACTCCTACATCCGCTGGAACGCCATGGCCATGGTCGTGCGTGCCAACAAGGACACCAACGTCGGCGGCCACATTGCCTCCTTCGCCTCGGCTGCCGCGCTTTACGACGTCGGCTTCTCGCACTTCTGGCGCGCCCCGTCGGCCGACAACGGCGGCGACCTGATCTTCTTCCAGGGCCACTCCGTACCTGGCGTCTATTCTCGCGCCTTCATGCTCGGCCGCCTGACCGAGGAGCAGATGGACAGCTTCCGCCAGGAAACCGACGGCAAGGGCATCTCGTCCTACCCGCACCCGTGGCTGATGCCGGACTTCTGGCAATTCCCGACCGTTTCGATGGGCCTCGGCCCGATCCAGGCCATTTACCAGGCCCGCTTCATGAAGTACCTCGACTCGCGCGGACTGGCCAAGGCCGGTGATCGCAAGGTGTGGGCCTTCCTCGGCGACGGCGAGACCGACGAAGTCGAATCGCTCGGCGCCATCGGCATGGCCGGTCGCGAAAAGCTCGACAACCTGATTTTCGTCATCAACTGCAACCTGCAGCGCCTGGACGGCCCGGTGCGCGGCAACGGCAAGATCATCCAGGAACTCGAATCCGAATTCCGCGGTTCCGGCTGGAACGTCATCAAGCTGGTCTGGGGCACGCAGTGGGACACGCTGTTCCAGCGCGACAAGAAGGGCATCATGAAGCAACGCATGATGGAACTGTGCGACGGCGAGTACCAGACCTTCAAGGCCAAGAACGGCGCCTACGTGCGCGAGCATTTCTTCAACACGCCGGAACTGCGCGAACTGGTTGCCGACTGGACCGATGACCAGGTCTGGCAACTGAACCGCGGCGGCCACGACATTTTCAAGATCTTCGCCGCCTACAACGCCGCCGTTAACCACAAGGGCCAGCCGACGCTGATCCTCGCCAAGACCATCAAGGGCTTCGGCATGGGCCAGGCCGGCGAAGCAATGAACATCTCGCACCAGCAAAAGAAAATGGACATCGAGCAGATCGGCCGTTTCCGCGACCGTTTCGACCTGCCGGTGCCGGACGACAAGCTGGCCGAACTACCCTACCTCAAGTTCGCCGAAGACTCGCCCGAGTACCAGTACATGCGCCAGCGCCGCATGGATCTCGGCGGCTTCCTGCCGTCGCGCCGCCGCAAGGCCGAGCCGCTCGCCATCCCGGCGCTCGACAGCTTCACCGCCCTGTTGAAGGCATCCGGCGAAGGCCGCGAGCTGTCCACGACGATGGCCATCGTGCGCATCATGAACATGATGTTGAAGGACAAGAATGTCGGCAAGAACGTCGTGCCCATCGTGCCGGACGAATCGCGCACCTTCGGCATGGAAGGCATGTTCCGCTCGGTCGGCATCTGGAATCAGCAAGGCCAGAACTACGTGCCGGAAGACCACGACCAGCTGATGTTCTACAAGGAATCGAAGACCGGCCAAGTCCTCCAGGAAGGCATCAACGAAGCCGGCGCGATGAGCGACTGGATCGCTGCCGCCACCTCCTACTCGGTGCATAACGTCCAGACCATTCCGTTCTACATCTGCTACTCGATGTTCGGCCTGCAACGCACCCTCGACCTGTGCTGGGCGGCTGGCGACCAACGCGCCCGCGGCTTCCTGATCGGCGGCACCGCCGGTCGCACGACGCTGAACGGCGAAGGTCTGCAGCACGAAGACGGCCACAGCCTGATCCTCTCCAACCTGATCCCGAACTGCATCTCCTACGACCCGACCTTCCAGTACGAAGTCGCCGTCGTGACGCAAGACGGCATGCGCCGCATGTTCCAGGAACAGGAAGACGTCTTCTATTACCTGACGGTGATGAACGAAAACTACGAGCACCCGGAAATGCCGGCCGGCTCGGAAGCCGACATCATCAAGGGCATGTACTCGTTCAAGAAGGGCGCCGAGTCTGCCGGCCCGCGCGTCCAGTTGCTCGGCTCCGGCACCATCTTCCGCGAAGTCATCGCCGCCGCCGATCTGCTCAAGGCCGATTGGGGTGTCGAAGCCGACCTGTGGGGTTGCCCGAGCTTCAACGAACTGGCCCGCAACGGCCAGGACGTGCAGCGCTGGAACCTGCTGCATCCGCTCGAAGCACCGAAGCTGTCGCACGTCGAAGAAAAACTGGCTGGCGCCAAGGGCCCGGTCATCGCCGCCACCGACTACATCAAGCTATTCTCCGAGCAGATCCGTCCCTTCGTCAAGGCACCGTATGTCACGCTGGGCACCGACGGTTTCGGCCGTTCCGACACCCGCGAGAAATTGCGCCACTTCTTCGAGGTCGACCGTCACTGGGTGACGCTGGCTGCCCTCAAGGCACTGGCCGACAACGGCGAGATCGAACGCGAGAAGGTTGCCGCCGCCCTGGTCAAGTACAACCTTGACCCGAACAAACCCAACCCGATGTCGGTTTAACGAGGGAGAGACGACATGAGCCAAATCATTGAAGTCAAAGTCCCGGACATCGGCGATTTCGACGAAGTCCCGGTTATCGAACTGTTTGTGAAGGTCGGCGACACGATCAAGGTCGACGACGCCATCGTCACGCTTGAATCCGACAAGGCCACGATGGACGTGCCCTCGACGGTAGCCGGCGTGGTCACCGAGGTTCTCGTCCAGCTCGGCGCCAAGGTTGCCGAAGGCGCCCTGCTGATCAAGGTTGAAACCGGTGGCGCCGCTGCCGTCGCCGCCCCGGCCGCTGCAGCTCCCGCTCCGGCCGCAGCGCCGGCGCCGGTTGCCGCACCGGTGGCAGCCGCCCCCGCGGCCGGCGGTGGCGTGGTCGAAGTCAAGGTGCCGGACATCGGCGACTTTGACGAAGTCCCGGTCATCGACCTGTTCGTCAAGGTTGGCGACAACATCAAGGTCGACGACGCGATCGCCACGCTCGAATCCGACAAGGCAACCATGGACGTGCCGTCCACCGTTGCCGGCGTCGTCAAGGAAGTGCTCGTCCAGCTCGGTTCCAAGGTCGGCGAAGGCACGGTCCTGATCAAGGTTGAAACCGGTGCCTCGGCCCCGGTCGCCGCAGTGCAGGCCGCTGCTCCGGCTCCTGCTGCTGCAGCCCCGGCAGCTGCGCCGGTCGCCGCTCCGGCTGCCGCCGCACCCGCCGCGCTTGCCCCGGCCCTGCCGCTCGGCGCCAAGGTACATGCCTCGCCCTCGGTCCGTGCCTATGCCCGCGAACTCGGTGTCGATCTGTCCAAGGTTCCGGCCACCGGTCCGAAAGGCCGCATCGTCAAGGAAGACCTGACCAAGTACGTCAAGGGCGTCATGTCCGGTGCCATTTCCGGCCCTGTGGCAGCGTCGACCGGTGGCGTCACCGGCGGTGGCGTGCTCGATCTGCTGCCCTGGCCAAAGGTCGATTTCGCCAAGTTCGGCGAGATCGAAGTCAAGCCGCTGTCGCGCATCAAGAAGATTTCCGGCCAGAACCTGTCGCGCAACTGGGTCATGATCCCGGCCGTCACGTATCACGAAGATGCCGACATCACCGATATCGAAGCCTTCCGCGTGCTGCTCAACAAGGAAAACGAAAAGGGTGGCGGAGCCAAGCTCACGATGCTCGCTTTCCTCATGAAGGCTTGCGTCAAGGGCCTGCAGAAGTTCCCGGAATTCAATTCCTCGCTCGACGGCGACAACCTGGTGCTGAAGAAGTACTTCAACATCGGTTTCGCAGCCGACACCCCGAACGGCCTGGTCGTGCCGGTGGTCAAGAACGTCGACAAGAAGTCGGTCTTCGAACTGGCGCAGGAATCCGGCGATCTGGCCAAACAGGCACGTGACGGCAAGCTCAAGCCGGCCGACATGTCCGGTGCCTGCTTCACGATTTCCAGCCTGGGCGGCATCGGCGGCACCTACTTTGCACCTATCGTCAATGCACCGGAAGTCGCAATCCTCGGCGTCAACAAGTCGGCGATGAAGCCGGTCTGGGACGGCAAGCAATTCGTGCCGCGCCTTGTCCTGCCGCTGTCGCTGACCGCCGACCATCGCGTCATCGACGGTGCGCTGGCGACCCGCTTCAATGTCTATATCGCCCAGTTGCTGGCCGACTTCCGTCGCGTCGCGCTGTAAGGGGGGAGAACACCATGAGCAATCTGGTAGAAGTCAAAGTCCCCGACATCGGCGATTTCGCCGAAGTGCCGGTCATCGACCTGTTTGTGAAGGTCGGCGATACGATCAAGGTCGACGACGCCATTGTCACCCTCGAATCCGACAAGGCCACGATGGATGTGCCCTCGACGGTCGACGGCGTGGTCAAGGAAGTTTTGGTCCAGCTCGGTTCCAAGGTTGCCGAAGGCGCCCTGCTGATCAAGGTCGAAACCGGTGCTGCTGCGGCGGCTCCCGCCCCGCAAGCCGCCGCGCCGGCGGCTGCTCCTGCAGCTGCGCCGGTCGCGGCGCCGGTCGCCGGCAGCCATGCCGGCGGTGCCGATCTCGAGTGCGAAATGCTCGTTCTCGGCGCCGGTCCCGGCGGCTACTCGGCCGCCTTCCGCTCGGCCGACCTCGGTATGAAGACCATCATCGTCGAGCGTTACGCAACGCTCGGCGGCGTCTGCCTCAATGTTGGCTGCATCCCGTCCAAGGCCCTGCTGCACGTTGCCGCGGTGATCGAGGAAGCCGAACATGCCAATGACCTCGGCGTCACCTTTGCCGCCCCGACAGTCGACATCGACAAGCTGCGCGCCCACAAGGACAAGGTCGTCGGCAAGCTGACCGGCGGTCTGGCCGGCATGGCCAAGGGCCGCAAGGTCGACATCGTGCGCGGTTTCGGCACCTTCCTCGACCCGCACCACATCGAGGTCGAAGTCACCGACGGCACGGGGCAAGACAAGACCGGCGCCAGGAAGGTCATCAAGTTCCAGAAGTGCATCATCGCTGCCGGCTCGGCGGCCGTGCATCTGCCCTTCATCCCGAAGGATCCGCGCATTGTCGATTCGACCGGCGCGCTCGAACTGCGCTTCGTGCCGAAGAAGATGCTGGTCATCGGCGGCGGCATCATCGGTCTGGAAATGGCCACCGTCTACTCGACGCTGGGCGCCAAGGTCGATGTCGTCGAAATGCTCGACGTGCTGATGCAGGGCCCGGACCGCGATGCGGTCAAGGTCTGGGAAAAGCAGAACACGCACCGCTTCGACAAGATCATGCTGAAGACCAAGACGGTTGCGGTCGATGCCAAGGAAGACGGCCTGTGGGTCAAGTTCGAAGGTGAAGGCGCGCCGAATGTCGACGCCACCCGCTACGACATGATCCTGCAAGCCGCCGGCCG
The DNA window shown above is from Quatrionicoccus australiensis and carries:
- a CDS encoding thiamine pyrophosphate-dependent enzyme, whose translation is MAAVMPAPAASRLFLSGNEAVARAVWESGVKVAAAYPGTPATEMLEVISTYPDLYAEWSVNEKVSLEVAIGAAYAGSRAFCCMKHVGMNVASDALMTLTLTGVVGGLVIAIADDVGLSSSQNEQDSRYWGRFAHIPLFEPADSQEAYEMTKQAFELSEQFQVPVILRMTTRINHVKALVTVGERVPHSGAGFKKEPGRFVMVPGNAGKRIPLMFERDGQLREMAENSALNVLEPGSDRRVGFITSGPAYMHVKEAFPDAPVLKLGFSCPLPFNKCRELVALVDQVVVVEEVEPLVETELKAAGLAVLGKDILPRQGELSPNVLKPAIARLLGEEVPAAQAVAPLPVFPRPPTMCVACPHLGVYYTLSQVRNLTIAGDIGCYTLGAGHPWNALDTCVSMGASMGVALGLDKGRGEADKDKRILAVIGDSTFLHMGMQGLLDMVYNKGNVTVLLLDNRAVGMTGGQNNPGNGYGIHGEEAPRVDFVKLVESLGVKPERVHKVNPYELPVLFKTIREEVKVPEVSVIITDQPCVLVKDYHKLKPFTVVEDKCTGCGNCIDVGCPAIHVTRRGQETKPNGRVVDLAFVRIESSVCTGCGLCVQPCAPKAIEHYVPVSPIALVKGGCH
- the aceF gene encoding dihydrolipoyllysine-residue acetyltransferase; protein product: MSQIIEVKVPDIGDFDEVPVIELFVKVGDTIKVDDAIVTLESDKATMDVPSTVAGVVTEVLVQLGAKVAEGALLIKVETGGAAAVAAPAAAAPAPAAAPAPVAAPVAAAPAAGGGVVEVKVPDIGDFDEVPVIDLFVKVGDNIKVDDAIATLESDKATMDVPSTVAGVVKEVLVQLGSKVGEGTVLIKVETGASAPVAAVQAAAPAPAAAAPAAAPVAAPAAAAPAALAPALPLGAKVHASPSVRAYARELGVDLSKVPATGPKGRIVKEDLTKYVKGVMSGAISGPVAASTGGVTGGGVLDLLPWPKVDFAKFGEIEVKPLSRIKKISGQNLSRNWVMIPAVTYHEDADITDIEAFRVLLNKENEKGGGAKLTMLAFLMKACVKGLQKFPEFNSSLDGDNLVLKKYFNIGFAADTPNGLVVPVVKNVDKKSVFELAQESGDLAKQARDGKLKPADMSGACFTISSLGGIGGTYFAPIVNAPEVAILGVNKSAMKPVWDGKQFVPRLVLPLSLTADHRVIDGALATRFNVYIAQLLADFRRVAL
- the folD gene encoding bifunctional methylenetetrahydrofolate dehydrogenase/methenyltetrahydrofolate cyclohydrolase FolD, which gives rise to MTAQIIDGKALAEELRQGFKARVEALTAKGHKPGLVVILVGADPASEVYVRNKVNGCLAIGMHSEKITYDATVDQEIVLKKIAELNADPAIHGILVQLPLPKHFDEEKVLEAIAADKDVDGFHAENVGALAQGNPRFIPCTPYGVMKMFEKGNVDLNGKEAVVIGRSNIVGKPMALLLINAGATVTVCNSRTRDLKFHTSRADIVVAAVGKPKFVTGDMIKPGAVVIDVGINRLPDGKLCGDVDFADCLATAGQITPVPGGVGPMTITMLLANTIEAAERKAAGN
- a CDS encoding indolepyruvate oxidoreductase subunit beta, which produces MSATTNILVVGIGGQGVMTATEILAEAAIALGQDAKKTEVAGMAQRGGVVSSHLRFGAKVLSPQITPGTADVLLGFESAEAMRWQHMLRPGGITLMNTARLVPPVVELGLFDYPVDPIAEVKKGGNKVVAFDATTIALELGDIRLGNTVMLGAIADHLPFSADDLLTCVLQRFQRKGEKLVELNRRAFAAGRAAVGAAEAALA
- the aceE gene encoding pyruvate dehydrogenase (acetyl-transferring), homodimeric type, whose protein sequence is MANQPNALPDPADVDPQETKEWIDALDGVISQEGPTRAHYLIEKVIGQARLQGVDIPYSANTEYINTIPADQQPKYPGNADMEIKIHSYIRWNAMAMVVRANKDTNVGGHIASFASAAALYDVGFSHFWRAPSADNGGDLIFFQGHSVPGVYSRAFMLGRLTEEQMDSFRQETDGKGISSYPHPWLMPDFWQFPTVSMGLGPIQAIYQARFMKYLDSRGLAKAGDRKVWAFLGDGETDEVESLGAIGMAGREKLDNLIFVINCNLQRLDGPVRGNGKIIQELESEFRGSGWNVIKLVWGTQWDTLFQRDKKGIMKQRMMELCDGEYQTFKAKNGAYVREHFFNTPELRELVADWTDDQVWQLNRGGHDIFKIFAAYNAAVNHKGQPTLILAKTIKGFGMGQAGEAMNISHQQKKMDIEQIGRFRDRFDLPVPDDKLAELPYLKFAEDSPEYQYMRQRRMDLGGFLPSRRRKAEPLAIPALDSFTALLKASGEGRELSTTMAIVRIMNMMLKDKNVGKNVVPIVPDESRTFGMEGMFRSVGIWNQQGQNYVPEDHDQLMFYKESKTGQVLQEGINEAGAMSDWIAAATSYSVHNVQTIPFYICYSMFGLQRTLDLCWAAGDQRARGFLIGGTAGRTTLNGEGLQHEDGHSLILSNLIPNCISYDPTFQYEVAVVTQDGMRRMFQEQEDVFYYLTVMNENYEHPEMPAGSEADIIKGMYSFKKGAESAGPRVQLLGSGTIFREVIAAADLLKADWGVEADLWGCPSFNELARNGQDVQRWNLLHPLEAPKLSHVEEKLAGAKGPVIAATDYIKLFSEQIRPFVKAPYVTLGTDGFGRSDTREKLRHFFEVDRHWVTLAALKALADNGEIEREKVAAALVKYNLDPNKPNPMSV
- the lpdA gene encoding dihydrolipoyl dehydrogenase, with the protein product MSNLVEVKVPDIGDFAEVPVIDLFVKVGDTIKVDDAIVTLESDKATMDVPSTVDGVVKEVLVQLGSKVAEGALLIKVETGAAAAAPAPQAAAPAAAPAAAPVAAPVAGSHAGGADLECEMLVLGAGPGGYSAAFRSADLGMKTIIVERYATLGGVCLNVGCIPSKALLHVAAVIEEAEHANDLGVTFAAPTVDIDKLRAHKDKVVGKLTGGLAGMAKGRKVDIVRGFGTFLDPHHIEVEVTDGTGQDKTGARKVIKFQKCIIAAGSAAVHLPFIPKDPRIVDSTGALELRFVPKKMLVIGGGIIGLEMATVYSTLGAKVDVVEMLDVLMQGPDRDAVKVWEKQNTHRFDKIMLKTKTVAVDAKEDGLWVKFEGEGAPNVDATRYDMILQAAGRAPNGKKIGAENAGVAVTDRGFINVDAQMRTNVPHIFAIGDIVGNPMLAHKAVHEAHVAAEVAAGHKAALDAQVIPGVAYTHPEVAWVGYTEDQAKKEGRKVEAAKFPWAASGRAIANGAEYGFTKLIFDAETHRVIGGAIVGPNAGDMIGEVCLAIEMGCDAVDIGKTIHPHPTLGETVGMAAEVAHGSCTDVPAPRKK